A region from the Excalfactoria chinensis isolate bCotChi1 chromosome 24, bCotChi1.hap2, whole genome shotgun sequence genome encodes:
- the BRCA1 gene encoding breast cancer type 1 susceptibility protein isoform X1, giving the protein MDLSVIAIGDVQNVLSAMQKNLECPVCLDVIKEPVSTKCDHIFCRFCMFKLLSKKKKCVIQCPLCKTEVTKRSLKENSRFKKIIEAFLEAISAFELDTGVKFLSSHYFPKTSTDAATAELLGNNSSVIQSKGFRNRKKSAKENGQENYSLWEANVDPQLTDNRVEGYSLRSKKQKHGSGKGVLIELGTDSSEELSVLASGTGLEDKEELEKSKSAEKRGSSCNIQPLKLAAKEIILPDVIGETDFLKEALSKKCMLNIGEHVKSNQVNTIEGQSSPLNVFDEDLLTEQCDGMGNVSPLKNNDASFSKNAEKMDAEETQCSSKNQELDLEDSSESRLHKIKEKDICVPSVEDVEMYEPMNDSLPEKEPPVEKLLQPKIHHCSTLHEVSRKRLKQSIQKVNDWFSKSNEILSSSSSQNDPAEVTDASGEGDISLSDKDSCISERTNPIVDSVEFAVVERNKRWTKQTTCSINDKIFGKTYERGRKSNPSTILRDTLPATKKDVAVEEECLNNSRKDRLKRKRKPARVLQPEDFVRKKDLEEADRCPQGINSSLGDAKKKKCDENSAVKENSLIEKRKGSTPAEFEEGGLQWKNATEKVSGKHSDGELVLNNSDQKSSKNTCSAAKECRRSTRIRSAIHLVDRNPGSFDPDEPLIDSCPSSEEPSKVDCEQKQVRRSRRLQLLSEEIKKETGKMRLKEARNSDSIPVGSVFGVEKNVLGHNSQCRDPGEQQGILSCISLADQNGADLKENGIQISPKNSADMAKNSLFNPISTCQHSDFNFPSPRAGSREGEMLGRLFLQQSPSKTVLHTASILTEEKRSGSCTTFPHDKGCCSQNVPEDFRTGKSPMAENASELTTEAEDSELDTQYLRNIFRSSKRQSFSLYPTPVKACTTDDVASEQNISCLDRVEKRHGEYLKTENLQEEKTTAENLSSVCEKFETCESAYVSPVSGFVSDAECVHTTKNQEDVSKVTNHGNLTKLVRMRAARNEGRNRPQKGEQGSEETLSADIRVESKLRLNPVRSSRSQSDQNNTEECAFQTTDLNTVSETHFSSESNQVEKAEVDGKELMQHFQLSPMVFPTACQQNPAEFNCKVTEKKSSKRERSLVKGNEERVIETVSTGLSECLGREALEESLKGRSEFTDLSETPDGLLCSDNDTEESTSFHVTNRKDTSAVFVKRSGAALVNEVNDSVVSCSPSSEGIQKSRRRVQKLQSSDEESSEDEDLPCFQELMFGKSVSTPLQIKKQVTSVVQSSANPSLLPDSECLNENNEQKILDADPSNECVSPSQESECSVNLFSSQSNMSEELVDGAQELRKTLTQVSNVNKSKEGLQCCSGGLKRRKNSSSDEYQEDPNMGANLGEASGYNGETSCVEDSREHFSQGEILSTQQKNAMQNNLKKLQQEMAVLEAVLKQHGSQDTEVLPLYRELPYSNSGGTLEMEQMRQETENVFEHDPETKLSKKSVLPVLCVNVTRNPNSSSSSIKHPCPQTAEATDNSTVSQSDNKKSVQICKSKRSVCFPTSVLHNSAGKENAASSGMTYRTEMSIVASGLNQSEHLMVQKFARKTQSAFSNHITDGTTHVVMKTDEELVCERTLKYFLGIAGRKWVVSYQWIIQSFKEGRILDEENFEVKGDVINGRNHQGPKRARQSLAEKIFKDFEICCYGPFTGMTTGHLEWILELCGASVVKQLHLFTHKVNSTAVVVVQPDAWMEGTSYEAIQQKNNVIVVTREWVLDSVACFKCQELDAYLLSQD; this is encoded by the exons ATGGACTTGTCAGTGATTGCCATTGGAGATGTGCAAAATGTGCTTTCAGCCATGCAGAAGAACTTGGAGTGTCCAGTCTG ttTGGATGTAATAAAAGAGCCAGTTTCAACAAAATGTGATCACATATTCTGCAG GTTCTGTATGTTTAAACTcctcagcaaaaagaaaaaatgtgtaaTCCAGTGTCCTCTGTGTAAGACTGAAGTTACCAAGAG AAGTCTCAAAGAAAATTCAAGATTTAAGAAGATAATTGAAGCATTTTTGGAAGCTATCAGTGCATTTGAACTTGACACTGGAGTAAAAT tttTAAGCAGCCATTATTTTCCTAAAACATCCACAGATGCTGCTACTGCTGAGCTCCTCGGTAATAACAGTTCTGTCATCCAGAGTAAGGGTttcagaaacaggaagaaaagcgCTAAAGAAAATGGACAAGAGAACTATTCCttg TGGGAAGCTAATGTGGATCCACAGCTTACAGACAACAGGGTCGAAGGGTATTCCCTAAGaagcaaaaaacagaaacatggcAGTGGGAAGGGTGTACTGATAGAGCTTG GTACTGATTCATCTGAAGAGCTTTCTGTACTGGCAAGTGGTACTGG GttagaagacaaagaagagcTAGAAAAATCTAAGAGTGCTGAGAAGCGTGGAAGTTCTTGCAATATACAGCCACTCAAGCTGGCTGCTAAAGAAATAATCTTACCAGATGTCATAG GTGAAACTGATTTCTTGAAGGAAGCTTTGAGCAAGAAATGCATGCTAAACATCGGTGAACATGTCAAATCTAACCAAGTAAACACAATTGAGGGCCAGAGTTCtcctttaaatgtttttgaTGAAGACCTACTCACAGAACAGTGTGATGGAATGGGTAATGTCAGTCCTTTAAAGAATAATGACGCATCTTTCTCtaagaatgcagaaaaaatggatGCAGAGGAAACTCAGTGCAGCAGTAAAAACCAAGAGCTTGACTTAGAAGATAGCTCAGAAAGTAGACTGCAtaagataaaagaaaaggatatttgTGTGCCGAGTGTGGAAGATGTAGAAATGTACGAACCCATGAATGATTCTTTACCTGAAAAAGAACCTCCTGTGGAGAAACTACTCCAGCCAAAGATACATCACTGTTCTACCCTTCATGAGGTCTCTAGGAAGAGACTGAAGCAAAGCATTCAGAAAGTCAATGATTGGTTttcaaaaagcaatgaaattctGTCTTCCAGTTCATCCCAGAATGATCCTGCTGAAGTAACTGATGCTTCAGGCGAAGGAGATATTTCTCTATCAGATAAAGATTCGTGTATTTCAGAGAGGACCAACCCTATAGTAGATTCTGTGGAATTTGCAGTGGTTGAAAGAAACAAGAGatggacaaaacaaacaacatgtAGCAtcaatgacaaaatatttgGGAAAACATATGAGAGAGGGAGGAAGTCAAATCCCTCTACTATCTTGAGAGACACTTTGCCTGCTACAAAAAAAGATGTGGCTGTTGAAGAGGAGTGCTTGAATAATTCCAGAAAAGACAGACTAAAGCGAAAAAGGAAGCCTGCCCGTGTCCTTCAGCCTGAAGACTTTGTCAGGAAGAAAGACCTAGAAGAGGCAGATAGATGTCCCCAGGGTATTAACTCCAGCCTTGGAGatgccaagaagaaaaaatgtgatgaaaatTCTGCTGTTAAGGAGAATTCCCTcattgaaaaaagaaagggtaGTACACCAGCAGAATTTGAAGAAGGAGgattacagtggaaaaatgCTACTGAAAAGGTATCAGGCAAGCACTCTGATGGAGAGCTGGTACTGAATAACTCTGATCAGAAGAGCTCTAAGAATACATGCTCTGCAGCAAAAGAATGCAGACGTTCAACTAGAATCAGGTCTGCTATACACTTAGTTGATAGAAACCCAGGTTCCTTTGATCCAGATGAGCCACTGATTGATAGCTGTCCAAGCAGTGAAGAACCAAGCAAAGTTGATTGTGAGCAAAAACAGGTCAGACGCAGCAGGAGGCTTCAGCTACTTTCTGAAGAgatcaaaaaagaaacaggaaaaatgagACTTAAAGAAGCAAGAAATTCTGACAGTATTCCAGTAGGGTCTGTCTTTGGAGTTGAAAAGAATGTGTTAGGTCACAATTCCCAGTGCAGAGACCCAGGGGAACAGCAGGGTATATTGAGTTGCATATCACTCGCTGATCAGAATGGTGctgatctgaaagaaaatggaatacaGATTAGTCCAAAGAATTCAGCTGATATGGCAAAAAACAGTCTCTTCAATCCTATATCTACTTGTCAacattcagattttaatttcCCTTCACCCAGAGCAGGTTCTCGAGAAGGTGAAATGCTAGGTAGACTTTTCCTCCAGCAGTCTCCTTCAAAGACTGTTCTACACACTGCTTCCATCCTGACTGAAGAGAAGAGGTCTGGGTCATGTACTACTTTTCCTCACGACAAAGGATGCTGTTCACAGAATGTTCCTGAGGACTTCAGAACTGGGAAGTCACCAATGGCTGAAAATGCTTCAGAGTTGACCACGGAGGCTGAAGACAGTGAGTTAGACACGCAGTATCTGCGAAATATATTTAGGAGTTCAAAACGGCAGTCTTTTAGTCTTTATCCTACTCCTGTGAAGGCATGTACCACAGATGATGTTGCAtctgaacaaaatatttcatgtctTGATCGGGTAGAAAAAAGGCATGGTGAatatttaaagacagaaaacttacaagaagaaaaaacaactgctgAAAATCTGAGCAGTGTTTGTGAGAAGTTTGAGACCTGTGAATCTGCTTATGTTAGCCCTGTGTCAGGCTTTGTCAGCGATGCTGAATGTGTGCACACTACAAAGAATCAGGAAGATGTTTCAAAGGTCACAAATCATGGGAATCTTACAAAACTAGTAAGAATGCGTGCTGCTAGGAATGAAGGCAGAAACAGACCACAAAAGGGAGAGCAGGGAAGTGAAGAGACGTTGTCAGCTGACATAAGGGTAGAAAGCAAACTGAGACTGAATCCAGTCAGAAGCAGTAGAAGTCAAAGTGATCAGAATAATACAGAAGAGTGTGCTTTCCAAACAACAGACCTGAACACAGTCAGTGAAACACACTTCAGTTCAGAAAGCAATCAAGTGGAAAAGGCTGAAGTTGATGGCAAAGAACTGATGCAGCATTTTCAGCTCAGTCCAATGGTTTTTCCTACAGCTTGTCAACAAAATCCAGCTGAATTCAACTGcaaagtcactgaaaaaaaaagtagcaaaagagagagaagtCTGGTAAAGGGCAACGAAGAGCGAGTAATTGAAACTGTCAGCACAGGATTGTCAGAGTGTTTAGGTAGAGAGGCACTAGAAGAATCTCTTAAAGGCCGCAGTGAATTTACAGATCTATCTGAAACCCCTGATGGCTTACTGTGCTCTGACAACGATACTGAAGAAAGCACCAGCTTTCACGTAACTAATAGGAAAGACACATCTGCTGTGTTTGTAAAAAGAAGTGGTGCTGCCCTGGTGAACGAAGTAAATGACTCAGTTGTTAGCTGTAGTCCAAGTTCTGAAGGTATTCAAAAGTCTCGGAGAAGAGTCCAGAAACTGCAATCTTCAGATGAAGAATCTAGTGAGGATGAAGATTTACCATGTTTTCAGGAATTAATGTTCGGCAAATCAGTAAGCACGCCTTTGCAGATCAAAAAACAGGTGACATCTGTGGTACAGTCTTCAGCAAATCCCAGCCTGTTGCCTGACAGTGAATgtcttaatgaaaataatgagcAGAAAATCCTTGATGCTGACCCAAGCAATGAGTGTGTTTCACCAAGCCAGGAGTCAGAATGCTCTGTGaacttattttcttcacagtccAACATGTCTGAAGAATTAGTTGATGGAGCACAGGAGCTGAGGAAAACTTTAACACAAGTGAGCAATGTAAATAAGAGTAAAGAAGGTCTTCAGTGTTGCAGTGGAGggctgaagagaagaaaaaatagctcCAGCGATGAGTACCAAGAAGATCCAAACATGGGGGCAAACCTAG gTGAAGCATCTGGATACAACGGTGAAACAAGTTGCGTAGAGGATTCACGTGAACACTTTTCTCAGGGTGAAATTCTTTCCACACAG CAGAAAAATGCTATGCAGAATAACCTAAAAAAGCTACAACAAGAAATGGCTGTACTTGAAGCAGTGCTAAAGCAGCATGGAAGTCAGGACACTGAGGTATTGCCCCTATATAGGGAACTGCCATATTCCAATAGTGGAGGAACACTTGAAATGGAGCAGATGAGGCAAGAAACAG AAAATGTGTTTGAGCATGACCCTGAGACCAAGCTAAGTAAGAAATCTGTTTTACCAGTTCTGTGTGTAAATGTGACCAGGAATCCAAATAGCTCTTCCTCTTCTATAAAGCATCCTTGCCCTCAAACAGCAGAAGCAACAGATAATTCCACTGTATCTCAGAGTGATAACAAAAAAAGTGTTCAAATATGTAAATCAAAGAGAAGTGTATGTTTTCCTACATCTGTACTGCACAATtcagctgggaaagaaaatgctgcaagttCAGGTATGACTTACAGGACAGAAATGTCAATTGTGGCATCCGGTCTGAACCAAAGTGAACAT TTGATGGTCCAGAAGTTTGCCAGAAAAACTCAGAGTGCTTTCTCTAATCACATAACTGATGGAACAACCCACGTCGTAATGAAAACAG ATGAGGAGCTGGTATGTGAACGGACGTTGAAGTACTTTCTGGGTattgcaggaagaaaatgggTGGTTAGTTACCAGT gGATAATTCAGTCTTTTAAAGAAGGCAGAATACTGGATGAG GAGAACTTTGAAGTTAAAGGAGATGTAATCAATGGCAGAAACCACCAGGGTCCTAAGAGAGCTAGGCAAAGTCTGGCTGAAAAG ATCTTTAAAGACTTTGAGATCTGCTGCTATGGACCTTTCACTGGTATGACTACAG GACATTTGGAATGGATATTGGAGCTTTGTGGTGCCTCGGTAGTGAAACAACTTCATCTGTTCACTCACAAAGTA AATTCcactgctgttgttgttgtgcaGCCAGATGCTTGGATGGAAGGCACAAGTTATGAAG CCATCCAGCAGAAGAATAATGTCATTGTGGTGACTCGAGAGTGGGTGTTAGACAGCGTTGCTTGCTTTAAGTGCCAAGAGTTGGATGCTTACCTGTTGTCCCAAGACTGa
- the BRCA1 gene encoding breast cancer type 1 susceptibility protein isoform X2 produces the protein MDLSVIAIGDVQNVLSAMQKNLECPVCLDVIKEPVSTKCDHIFCRFCMFKLLSKKKKCVIQCPLCKTEVTKRSLKENSRFKKIIEAFLEAISAFELDTGVKYAATAELLGNNSSVIQSKGFRNRKKSAKENGQENYSLWEANVDPQLTDNRVEGYSLRSKKQKHGSGKGVLIELGTDSSEELSVLASGTGLEDKEELEKSKSAEKRGSSCNIQPLKLAAKEIILPDVIGETDFLKEALSKKCMLNIGEHVKSNQVNTIEGQSSPLNVFDEDLLTEQCDGMGNVSPLKNNDASFSKNAEKMDAEETQCSSKNQELDLEDSSESRLHKIKEKDICVPSVEDVEMYEPMNDSLPEKEPPVEKLLQPKIHHCSTLHEVSRKRLKQSIQKVNDWFSKSNEILSSSSSQNDPAEVTDASGEGDISLSDKDSCISERTNPIVDSVEFAVVERNKRWTKQTTCSINDKIFGKTYERGRKSNPSTILRDTLPATKKDVAVEEECLNNSRKDRLKRKRKPARVLQPEDFVRKKDLEEADRCPQGINSSLGDAKKKKCDENSAVKENSLIEKRKGSTPAEFEEGGLQWKNATEKVSGKHSDGELVLNNSDQKSSKNTCSAAKECRRSTRIRSAIHLVDRNPGSFDPDEPLIDSCPSSEEPSKVDCEQKQVRRSRRLQLLSEEIKKETGKMRLKEARNSDSIPVGSVFGVEKNVLGHNSQCRDPGEQQGILSCISLADQNGADLKENGIQISPKNSADMAKNSLFNPISTCQHSDFNFPSPRAGSREGEMLGRLFLQQSPSKTVLHTASILTEEKRSGSCTTFPHDKGCCSQNVPEDFRTGKSPMAENASELTTEAEDSELDTQYLRNIFRSSKRQSFSLYPTPVKACTTDDVASEQNISCLDRVEKRHGEYLKTENLQEEKTTAENLSSVCEKFETCESAYVSPVSGFVSDAECVHTTKNQEDVSKVTNHGNLTKLVRMRAARNEGRNRPQKGEQGSEETLSADIRVESKLRLNPVRSSRSQSDQNNTEECAFQTTDLNTVSETHFSSESNQVEKAEVDGKELMQHFQLSPMVFPTACQQNPAEFNCKVTEKKSSKRERSLVKGNEERVIETVSTGLSECLGREALEESLKGRSEFTDLSETPDGLLCSDNDTEESTSFHVTNRKDTSAVFVKRSGAALVNEVNDSVVSCSPSSEGIQKSRRRVQKLQSSDEESSEDEDLPCFQELMFGKSVSTPLQIKKQVTSVVQSSANPSLLPDSECLNENNEQKILDADPSNECVSPSQESECSVNLFSSQSNMSEELVDGAQELRKTLTQVSNVNKSKEGLQCCSGGLKRRKNSSSDEYQEDPNMGANLGEASGYNGETSCVEDSREHFSQGEILSTQQKNAMQNNLKKLQQEMAVLEAVLKQHGSQDTEVLPLYRELPYSNSGGTLEMEQMRQETENVFEHDPETKLSKKSVLPVLCVNVTRNPNSSSSSIKHPCPQTAEATDNSTVSQSDNKKSVQICKSKRSVCFPTSVLHNSAGKENAASSGMTYRTEMSIVASGLNQSEHLMVQKFARKTQSAFSNHITDGTTHVVMKTDEELVCERTLKYFLGIAGRKWVVSYQWIIQSFKEGRILDEENFEVKGDVINGRNHQGPKRARQSLAEKIFKDFEICCYGPFTGMTTGHLEWILELCGASVVKQLHLFTHKVNSTAVVVVQPDAWMEGTSYEAIQQKNNVIVVTREWVLDSVACFKCQELDAYLLSQD, from the exons ATGGACTTGTCAGTGATTGCCATTGGAGATGTGCAAAATGTGCTTTCAGCCATGCAGAAGAACTTGGAGTGTCCAGTCTG ttTGGATGTAATAAAAGAGCCAGTTTCAACAAAATGTGATCACATATTCTGCAG GTTCTGTATGTTTAAACTcctcagcaaaaagaaaaaatgtgtaaTCCAGTGTCCTCTGTGTAAGACTGAAGTTACCAAGAG AAGTCTCAAAGAAAATTCAAGATTTAAGAAGATAATTGAAGCATTTTTGGAAGCTATCAGTGCATTTGAACTTGACACTGGAGTAAAAT ATGCTGCTACTGCTGAGCTCCTCGGTAATAACAGTTCTGTCATCCAGAGTAAGGGTttcagaaacaggaagaaaagcgCTAAAGAAAATGGACAAGAGAACTATTCCttg TGGGAAGCTAATGTGGATCCACAGCTTACAGACAACAGGGTCGAAGGGTATTCCCTAAGaagcaaaaaacagaaacatggcAGTGGGAAGGGTGTACTGATAGAGCTTG GTACTGATTCATCTGAAGAGCTTTCTGTACTGGCAAGTGGTACTGG GttagaagacaaagaagagcTAGAAAAATCTAAGAGTGCTGAGAAGCGTGGAAGTTCTTGCAATATACAGCCACTCAAGCTGGCTGCTAAAGAAATAATCTTACCAGATGTCATAG GTGAAACTGATTTCTTGAAGGAAGCTTTGAGCAAGAAATGCATGCTAAACATCGGTGAACATGTCAAATCTAACCAAGTAAACACAATTGAGGGCCAGAGTTCtcctttaaatgtttttgaTGAAGACCTACTCACAGAACAGTGTGATGGAATGGGTAATGTCAGTCCTTTAAAGAATAATGACGCATCTTTCTCtaagaatgcagaaaaaatggatGCAGAGGAAACTCAGTGCAGCAGTAAAAACCAAGAGCTTGACTTAGAAGATAGCTCAGAAAGTAGACTGCAtaagataaaagaaaaggatatttgTGTGCCGAGTGTGGAAGATGTAGAAATGTACGAACCCATGAATGATTCTTTACCTGAAAAAGAACCTCCTGTGGAGAAACTACTCCAGCCAAAGATACATCACTGTTCTACCCTTCATGAGGTCTCTAGGAAGAGACTGAAGCAAAGCATTCAGAAAGTCAATGATTGGTTttcaaaaagcaatgaaattctGTCTTCCAGTTCATCCCAGAATGATCCTGCTGAAGTAACTGATGCTTCAGGCGAAGGAGATATTTCTCTATCAGATAAAGATTCGTGTATTTCAGAGAGGACCAACCCTATAGTAGATTCTGTGGAATTTGCAGTGGTTGAAAGAAACAAGAGatggacaaaacaaacaacatgtAGCAtcaatgacaaaatatttgGGAAAACATATGAGAGAGGGAGGAAGTCAAATCCCTCTACTATCTTGAGAGACACTTTGCCTGCTACAAAAAAAGATGTGGCTGTTGAAGAGGAGTGCTTGAATAATTCCAGAAAAGACAGACTAAAGCGAAAAAGGAAGCCTGCCCGTGTCCTTCAGCCTGAAGACTTTGTCAGGAAGAAAGACCTAGAAGAGGCAGATAGATGTCCCCAGGGTATTAACTCCAGCCTTGGAGatgccaagaagaaaaaatgtgatgaaaatTCTGCTGTTAAGGAGAATTCCCTcattgaaaaaagaaagggtaGTACACCAGCAGAATTTGAAGAAGGAGgattacagtggaaaaatgCTACTGAAAAGGTATCAGGCAAGCACTCTGATGGAGAGCTGGTACTGAATAACTCTGATCAGAAGAGCTCTAAGAATACATGCTCTGCAGCAAAAGAATGCAGACGTTCAACTAGAATCAGGTCTGCTATACACTTAGTTGATAGAAACCCAGGTTCCTTTGATCCAGATGAGCCACTGATTGATAGCTGTCCAAGCAGTGAAGAACCAAGCAAAGTTGATTGTGAGCAAAAACAGGTCAGACGCAGCAGGAGGCTTCAGCTACTTTCTGAAGAgatcaaaaaagaaacaggaaaaatgagACTTAAAGAAGCAAGAAATTCTGACAGTATTCCAGTAGGGTCTGTCTTTGGAGTTGAAAAGAATGTGTTAGGTCACAATTCCCAGTGCAGAGACCCAGGGGAACAGCAGGGTATATTGAGTTGCATATCACTCGCTGATCAGAATGGTGctgatctgaaagaaaatggaatacaGATTAGTCCAAAGAATTCAGCTGATATGGCAAAAAACAGTCTCTTCAATCCTATATCTACTTGTCAacattcagattttaatttcCCTTCACCCAGAGCAGGTTCTCGAGAAGGTGAAATGCTAGGTAGACTTTTCCTCCAGCAGTCTCCTTCAAAGACTGTTCTACACACTGCTTCCATCCTGACTGAAGAGAAGAGGTCTGGGTCATGTACTACTTTTCCTCACGACAAAGGATGCTGTTCACAGAATGTTCCTGAGGACTTCAGAACTGGGAAGTCACCAATGGCTGAAAATGCTTCAGAGTTGACCACGGAGGCTGAAGACAGTGAGTTAGACACGCAGTATCTGCGAAATATATTTAGGAGTTCAAAACGGCAGTCTTTTAGTCTTTATCCTACTCCTGTGAAGGCATGTACCACAGATGATGTTGCAtctgaacaaaatatttcatgtctTGATCGGGTAGAAAAAAGGCATGGTGAatatttaaagacagaaaacttacaagaagaaaaaacaactgctgAAAATCTGAGCAGTGTTTGTGAGAAGTTTGAGACCTGTGAATCTGCTTATGTTAGCCCTGTGTCAGGCTTTGTCAGCGATGCTGAATGTGTGCACACTACAAAGAATCAGGAAGATGTTTCAAAGGTCACAAATCATGGGAATCTTACAAAACTAGTAAGAATGCGTGCTGCTAGGAATGAAGGCAGAAACAGACCACAAAAGGGAGAGCAGGGAAGTGAAGAGACGTTGTCAGCTGACATAAGGGTAGAAAGCAAACTGAGACTGAATCCAGTCAGAAGCAGTAGAAGTCAAAGTGATCAGAATAATACAGAAGAGTGTGCTTTCCAAACAACAGACCTGAACACAGTCAGTGAAACACACTTCAGTTCAGAAAGCAATCAAGTGGAAAAGGCTGAAGTTGATGGCAAAGAACTGATGCAGCATTTTCAGCTCAGTCCAATGGTTTTTCCTACAGCTTGTCAACAAAATCCAGCTGAATTCAACTGcaaagtcactgaaaaaaaaagtagcaaaagagagagaagtCTGGTAAAGGGCAACGAAGAGCGAGTAATTGAAACTGTCAGCACAGGATTGTCAGAGTGTTTAGGTAGAGAGGCACTAGAAGAATCTCTTAAAGGCCGCAGTGAATTTACAGATCTATCTGAAACCCCTGATGGCTTACTGTGCTCTGACAACGATACTGAAGAAAGCACCAGCTTTCACGTAACTAATAGGAAAGACACATCTGCTGTGTTTGTAAAAAGAAGTGGTGCTGCCCTGGTGAACGAAGTAAATGACTCAGTTGTTAGCTGTAGTCCAAGTTCTGAAGGTATTCAAAAGTCTCGGAGAAGAGTCCAGAAACTGCAATCTTCAGATGAAGAATCTAGTGAGGATGAAGATTTACCATGTTTTCAGGAATTAATGTTCGGCAAATCAGTAAGCACGCCTTTGCAGATCAAAAAACAGGTGACATCTGTGGTACAGTCTTCAGCAAATCCCAGCCTGTTGCCTGACAGTGAATgtcttaatgaaaataatgagcAGAAAATCCTTGATGCTGACCCAAGCAATGAGTGTGTTTCACCAAGCCAGGAGTCAGAATGCTCTGTGaacttattttcttcacagtccAACATGTCTGAAGAATTAGTTGATGGAGCACAGGAGCTGAGGAAAACTTTAACACAAGTGAGCAATGTAAATAAGAGTAAAGAAGGTCTTCAGTGTTGCAGTGGAGggctgaagagaagaaaaaatagctcCAGCGATGAGTACCAAGAAGATCCAAACATGGGGGCAAACCTAG gTGAAGCATCTGGATACAACGGTGAAACAAGTTGCGTAGAGGATTCACGTGAACACTTTTCTCAGGGTGAAATTCTTTCCACACAG CAGAAAAATGCTATGCAGAATAACCTAAAAAAGCTACAACAAGAAATGGCTGTACTTGAAGCAGTGCTAAAGCAGCATGGAAGTCAGGACACTGAGGTATTGCCCCTATATAGGGAACTGCCATATTCCAATAGTGGAGGAACACTTGAAATGGAGCAGATGAGGCAAGAAACAG AAAATGTGTTTGAGCATGACCCTGAGACCAAGCTAAGTAAGAAATCTGTTTTACCAGTTCTGTGTGTAAATGTGACCAGGAATCCAAATAGCTCTTCCTCTTCTATAAAGCATCCTTGCCCTCAAACAGCAGAAGCAACAGATAATTCCACTGTATCTCAGAGTGATAACAAAAAAAGTGTTCAAATATGTAAATCAAAGAGAAGTGTATGTTTTCCTACATCTGTACTGCACAATtcagctgggaaagaaaatgctgcaagttCAGGTATGACTTACAGGACAGAAATGTCAATTGTGGCATCCGGTCTGAACCAAAGTGAACAT TTGATGGTCCAGAAGTTTGCCAGAAAAACTCAGAGTGCTTTCTCTAATCACATAACTGATGGAACAACCCACGTCGTAATGAAAACAG ATGAGGAGCTGGTATGTGAACGGACGTTGAAGTACTTTCTGGGTattgcaggaagaaaatgggTGGTTAGTTACCAGT gGATAATTCAGTCTTTTAAAGAAGGCAGAATACTGGATGAG GAGAACTTTGAAGTTAAAGGAGATGTAATCAATGGCAGAAACCACCAGGGTCCTAAGAGAGCTAGGCAAAGTCTGGCTGAAAAG ATCTTTAAAGACTTTGAGATCTGCTGCTATGGACCTTTCACTGGTATGACTACAG GACATTTGGAATGGATATTGGAGCTTTGTGGTGCCTCGGTAGTGAAACAACTTCATCTGTTCACTCACAAAGTA AATTCcactgctgttgttgttgtgcaGCCAGATGCTTGGATGGAAGGCACAAGTTATGAAG CCATCCAGCAGAAGAATAATGTCATTGTGGTGACTCGAGAGTGGGTGTTAGACAGCGTTGCTTGCTTTAAGTGCCAAGAGTTGGATGCTTACCTGTTGTCCCAAGACTGa